A segment of the Arachis hypogaea cultivar Tifrunner chromosome 5, arahy.Tifrunner.gnm2.J5K5, whole genome shotgun sequence genome:
AACCAGATGTGGTTACTTATACCAGCTTAATGGATGGATATTGTTTGGTTAATCAGGTAAATAAGGCAAAATATTTATTCAACACAATGGCTGAGAATAAAGTGTTTCCTAATGTTCAGAGTTACAATATCATGATTAATGGCTTTTGTAAAAGTAAAATGATCGATGACGCCTTGAATCTCTTCGAAGAGATGCGTCGCAAGAACTTGGTTCCAAATACTATAACTTTTAGTATTCTTATTGATGGCTTGTGCAAATCAGGGAGAATATCTTGTGCTTCCTTACTTCTTGTTGAGATGCATGATAAAGGTCAACCTGCTAATATAATCACATACAGTTCCTTTCTTGATGCTTTATGCAAAAACCATCATGTTGACAAAGCACTTGTTTTATTCAACACGATTAAAGATCAAGGCATTCGCCCAAATATATGGTCATACAACATACTTATTGATGGTTTGTGCAAAAGTGGAAGACTTAAAAATgcaaaagagatatttcaagatcTTTCCATTGAAGGCTATCATCCAGATGTGTGGACATACACCATTATGATCAATGGGCTTTGCAAAGAGGGCCTGCCTCATGAAGCATTGGCTTTCTTGTCAAAAATGGAAGACAACGGTTGCTTACCAAATGCTGTGACTTATGAAATAATCATTCGTGCTCTGTTTGAAAAAGGTGAAAATGATATCGCGGAGAAACTTCTTCGTGAAATGATATCTAGAGGCCTATTGCAAGGATAAAAGTAGGTGAGATTGTTCTTGTTAGACATCATAAAATGTTGTTTGTATCACTTTCTTTTTAACTTGTGTTTTGTTACCTTCTTCCTAATCATCTATCCATTCCATATTATTGATGCTTCTgtttctttctctacatgatggTGATTCTTTGTTGTGTTAGCTACACTTGGATATTTTCAGTCATTGCTTATTTTATGGCTTTTTGTGTCAAGGTGGTTGTCACATGTGTCTTGTGGGGATATATTGTTAtttccttttttattatatttgtgcTTTGATGTTAAGTTATTCCTAACTAAGTTTGTTTTGATTTCTTCGTTCAAAGAGAATCACTTGTTAAGTTTCTCTACACTCTTGTTATTGTCTTCCATTCTTTCATTTTCCCATGCAGCAATATACTTGCTGATGTAGCCATCTAATGTATTTTGGATCATGTTTCCAAAATTATTTCGCAAACATCTTCTCATTTTCTGTGTTCATGCAGTTGCCTTGCCCTATAAGGCTGTACCTGAGGCATATTGTACAAATGCGATTAACTTTAACAAAACAAGATCATTAATTTTCTTctcataatagaataaataaatgttTGAAGGGGAGCCTTGTTGTAACGGTTGAGTTGTCTCAGTGTGACCTCAAGGTCACGGGTTCAAGCTGTGGAAACAGCCACTAATGTAATTATCAGGTTATAGAATAAATGAATGTTTCTTTTGATTCAAGGTCCAAATATCCGTGGCTAACAAAAATCAAGCTTTGATTGAACTACTACTTGGCATATATGAGACAGTTTGCTTCCTAATATTTAATGTATGTGTCCACTTTATATGAAGCTTCATCCAACTTTTTCACATTCCggttattctatatttattattttattttgatctgATAACTGCATCTTATCATTTATAGATAGAAATGCAGAATTAGAGACAAGAACCTGATACACATGTTTAtctgtagttttttttttacctCAAGTATTTCATAGTTTACTGTTAGATTCTGACAGTTCAATTTGCTAATTGGACTTTCCAAAACTATGTAGTCATTCAAATAAATTGTAACAATATTTGGCTGTACTGTTAAACTGCTCGAGTATTAGATGCCAGTGAGTGTAAAATAATCATgttcctcttttctttcttttaaattgttGCTGTCATTTATGAAAAGTTTGTTATTTTCAAAACAATAGGTGAtcattcttctttttttaaaattgttgctGTCATTTACGAAAAGTTTGTTATGAGCTTTAATAGGCAACATAATCATTTCGTCCCACTAGTAGCTAAATACAAGTTACTTTGGGTGGAATATAAAAATAGCAATGCGAGTCACATTGAAACAAATACACACCCTTGTGATTATTTTCTCATCCACATTCTGCTGAGTGCTGATTGCCTTTTCAGGTCACAATACCATTAGGATTTTACGAAAAATGTCCTGTTTCTGTCTCCTTGATAGCTCGGCATGGTAATGATTGCTTTCTACTGGGCACACTACGAACCATGTATTCTACGCTCCAAGAGCTGGTTGATATTTCTGCCAAAAGTAAAGCACCAAGAAATGCTGTCACTAGGGAAGAATCTGCTGAAATTGCGAAAGAAAAGGTATTTCTGCAACTGTGTTAGATAAATTCAGCACTTTATGAGTTCTGATATAATTATGCAACATGGCTTGCACATTTTACGATATCATCTTTGGCTAAAATTCAGCTGCTATAAACCATGCTTATCTTTCATTTGAATCCATGTACATTAAACActgaattttctttctttcttcttcttgcattattattactattttgttaatttatttttaacttttatttttcagtttgttACTTAATCAGGGAAGTCAAGGTTACAAAGACAAGTGGCAGAAAGCCATTGGATTTTATTCAGAAACCATAAAACTAAGCAGCAACAATGCAACATACGACAGTAATAGGTCCCAAGCTTATCTAGAACTTGGAAGGTAGCATATCGTTCTTGCCTTTCACTTCTCAAAAGTTATTTagcaaaaatatactttttgtccctgaagtttgacaaaagtttcaaaaatacctctaagttttattttgtttcaattttgtcccaaaagttttcgatttgcatcaatttCACAAGAaactcaacacaagcaaatcaagcataatttttatgcattattgttagattggtcttaaattttttgaaaattcagccGTCgaaggtatatttgatgcaaataaaaattttttgggacaaaattgaaacaaaataaaacttaagagtatttttgaaactttttccaaacttcaaggacaaaaagtatacttcactctttattttattattatcttttaacTTTTTATGCAGTTACCTCCAAGCTGAGGCAGATTGTACAAAAGCAATTAACCTTGACAAAAAGGTGATCTACCTCTATAAATAATCCTGAACTTGGATAATTATGAAAGTTCTGTGATGATTGATTTTCTTGTCATGAAGACAAACAACTTTTGCTTATAATCCAAAGTCCAAATATCATGAGTCTGCTTCATATGAAGCTCCTTCAAACTTAGGTTCAGATTCTTGCATATTCTATACTTCCTTGGATCTAGTAGCTGTgcagaattttattatttattgacATTAATTCCCTGTCTTTTTTTCCCACAGAATGTCAAAGTTTATTTTAGAAGAGGTAGAGCTAGAGAGATGCTTGGCTACTATACCGATGCACTTGATGGTAAGATCTTTCATTCAGTTCAGACTTGTGTGCGACAAGTATCTGCACAGGCTACTATATTTCCTTGTTTGCATCTTTGTTCGATTGTTGCTCTTATTTTCATATGAAAGTTTCAGAATTTTCTAAATCATAGGTGAACTATTTTTCTTTGCAGATTTTCAACATGCCTTGGTACTTGAACTAACCAACAAAATGGCATCCTCCGCCGCCGAAAGATTGAGGAAACTATTCCAGTAGATATATCATTCTGTCCCCTATATGTGATGGCTTCGGTAAGTCGTCATCGGCTGCCGAATGCTTCCAGAAACATGAAGGTTTTGAACCTACTCATTTCTTGTTATAGTATTCATACAACATTGTGTTAGGTGGTGTCAGCAAAATTATACTTATTCTTTTTCCTTAAGGGAAGAAAAGCTAGTATTGTTCAAGTTAGACATCACTAGTGTAATTGCCAAAAGTAATATAAGGTCATTAGGATTGTAATGTACTACAAGTGATGTGAGGTACAGTGCTCATGACTAAAGCTCAATATTTTGATTTTGAGATCATTGGTCTTCGAATTTTACAATAAAAGCACTCACTATTGATGTTTGAAGGTGTCTTACTACCTTGTGGTAAGTTCTCAAATGCCTAATttttatattagtattttttatctTATAGATATCTCTATAAAATTTCATGCTATTTAAAAATCATTTGATGTATCTATTTGTACCACTATAtataatgtatatataataaCGTGAGTTGAAAGGATGTAATTTTGTCCCACGTGAAAGGCTCTTTTATCgtatatattcataaaaaattaaaaataccttGTGCTGTTTATAAAACTTGCACtcagttagaatataaatatttgtcattttaactattattattattattattattattattatacatttgtcaaaaataaaaaagtggatACACTAGTATATATAAAATCAATGTAATATAATTGTTTGAAACGTAAATATATAAAACTTGTTCAATTACACATTTATTCATATCCAATTTTAACAAAATTCGGTATTAAATTATTGCtgttatgaatttaaaataattcaaCTGTAATAGCAATAAATTTTATATACCAATGAGCTATAGTTCAAATAGTATAATCTTTTCATTTTTACCTAGAAATTTCAGGTTTGAATCTTACTAGTTATTTTTaactttgcaaaaaaaaaaaaaaaaaaaatttacatattataaaaatttttaagtgtagTCTTATCAAAGTTCAAACAATTTTGCAATAGtttgttataaaaataaaattataaacaaaaaataccaAGGATATGACATGAAAACATTCGGATATCAGATACCAtattgatttataattttttttagattgttTTTATCCTAGTTGGTTACACCACTAATTACTAATTAGTCCTTTGTACTTTTTCTTTTCATAAAGCGGACTCTGATAGGCATGTCTTAGAAACGAATCATGtggcatttttaaattttaatatcctTTCAGCACTTGGTGATGAAACCTTCAAATAAAAAGTGCACTTTTATGCATTATATAGGATTCAAAGGATATTCATTTTCTACGGGCTACGCATGTATGATGCAATTGCCATATATTACCTCAAGTGCCAAATAATTAGGTATCTCTCCAAATGCTCCAATCTCATCtaatattttcttgtattcttagAAAATGGATGGTAGTGGAAAGTGGCATGTGTTGTATTTGGTTCAAGGACATCTAAATTTGGAGCATCCTTTGTTGTATTTGGTTCTCGAGGACAATTAAACTTCTATGGATTTAATACTAGAACAATTAAACCCCTAAAAAACGATAATATTTTGCTGATTATGCTATCAAATAATTGTTTGACACAATAACAGTTAACGTTATACACAGGATAGATCCATTAAGACTTAACAAAGGTTAACAAAGGAATCCGAAAATCTAACCGAATAAATTAATAGAAGCCACAATGTCAATTTTATTGAGTTAAAAGACGAATTGCCATTTAGGTAAATGGTTAAGTACGGAGTGAAGTTTTACTCTTAGAAACTAAAAGTAATATcctcaaaataaagaaaataaaaatctagAAAGTAAATTGTTGGATTCAATGATTCAAAAAGCACTCTCGTTAATTTTCGTTATAGAGTTCTAGTCTAGACATGTAAACGCTTTAGCAAAtttctcttagctgggaggtggCTGTTATTCAGATTCAGAAGGAGAATCAACAATGTTGTATGCAACAAGGTTTAGGTATTCTGTTCGTCAAATCCCTAATTTTGTTCCACTCTCTACTCTCCCTCCTTCCTGTTCCTGTTCATGGACAAGCCTTCACTTTCATTCTCAGCCTCCATCCCTTCGTGAAGTTGACGATGCTGTTGATTCCTTCACTCGCATGCTCTCTATGCGTCGTACTCCTCCCATCCTTCAATTTAACAAGATTTTGGGATCCCTTTCCAAGACGAAGCATTTCCACGCCGCCATTTCCCTTTTTCAACAATTGCAAGCCAGAGGAATTGCGCCCAGCATAGTCACTTTGAATATCTTAATCAATTGTTGCTGCGGCATGGGTCGGATCACTCTCGCTTTCTCTGTATTCGCCAAGATTCTCAAGATGAGTTTTCAGCCTGATACCGTAACTTTGAATACACTCATTAAAGGTCTCTGTCTCTGTGGTAAGGTTGAAAAAGCACTGCACCTTCACGACACAATGCTGGGTCAAGGATTTCAGTTTAATCAAGTTACTTATGGGACCTTGATCAATGGGCTCTGTAAGATCGGACACACATCGGCAGCTGTTCAAGTGTTGAGAAAG
Coding sequences within it:
- the LOC112802326 gene encoding translocon at the outer membrane of chloroplasts 64, which translates into the protein MVMIAFYWAHYEPCILRSKSWLIFLPKVKHQEMLSLGKNLLKLRKKSLLLNQGSQGYKDKWQKAIGFYSETIKLSSNNATYDSNRSQAYLELGSYLQAEADCTKAINLDKKNVKVYFRRGRAREMLGYYTDALDDFQHALVLELTNKMASSAAERLRKLFQ
- the LOC140173007 gene encoding uncharacterized protein, coding for MGYARKERSKMQDAKSVLAVMAKHGVKPDVVTYTSLMDGYCLVNQVNKAKYLFNTMAENKVFPNVQSYNIMINGFCKSKMIDDALNLFEEMRRKNLVPNTITFSILIDGLCKSGRISCASLLLVEMHDKGQPANIITYSSFLDALCKNHHVDKALVLFNTIKDQGIRPNIWSYNILIDGLCKSGRLKNAKEIFQDLSIEGYHPDVWTYTIMINGLCKEGLPHEALAFLSKMEDNGCLPNAVTYEIIIRALFEKGENDIAEKLLREMISRGLLQGLGGGCYSDSEGESTMLYATRFRYSVRQIPNFVPLSTLPPSCSCSWTSLHFHSQPPSLREVDDAVDSFTRMLSMRRTPPILQFNKILGSLSKTKHFHAAISLFQQLQARGIAPSIVTLNILINCCCGMGRITLAFSVFAKILKMSFQPDTVTLNTLIKGLCLCGKVEKALHLHDTMLGQGFQFNQVTYGTLINGLCKIGHTSAAVQVLRKIPRHGIVPNVVMYSAIIDSLCKVTLLNDAFHLFSEMLAKGISPNVITYNTLIYGLCLAGQLKEAIDLVNHMMLKNITPNASTYNILVDGLCKEGKIKDAKNVLAVMTKHGVKPDVFTYNSLMDGYCLVNQVNKAKYVFNTMAKNRVFPDVRSYNIMINGFCKSRMIDDALNLFEEMHRRNLVPNTVTYNTLIDGLGKSKRILCALELLEKMHDRSQPANIVTYSSLMDALFNIKQHDKALMLFNQMKESGIDPDIYTYNILIDGLCKSGRLENAKEIFQDLSIKGYCPDVRTYTIMINGLCKEGLLHEALAFLSKMEDNGCLPNAMTYETIIRALFERGENDNAEKLLREMISKGLLQE